The Zestosphaera sp. genome includes a window with the following:
- a CDS encoding PadR family transcriptional regulator: MARRRRTQVLRHLILAVLATEVELHGYGIYKRIVYVTQSVWRPSIGTLYRTLNEMTREELVNKVVVSGRKVIYRITERGFETLAKETLPHATKSAGILSEFIEAYRMMHGRGDLTALPEEFKERLLRLHKALEEFLKEFKIT, translated from the coding sequence GTGGCTAGAAGAAGAAGGACGCAGGTGCTCAGACACCTAATCTTAGCTGTCCTAGCTACTGAGGTAGAGCTTCATGGTTATGGAATATATAAGAGGATTGTTTACGTGACTCAGTCCGTGTGGAGGCCGTCTATAGGGACTTTGTACAGAACCCTGAACGAGATGACCCGTGAGGAGCTTGTGAACAAGGTTGTCGTGAGTGGTAGGAAGGTTATCTACAGGATAACTGAGAGGGGGTTCGAAACCCTCGCTAAAGAGACGCTCCCTCACGCGACGAAATCGGCAGGCATATTGTCTGAGTTTATCGAGGCTTACAGAATGATGCATGGGAGGGGTGATCTAACTGCCTTACCTGAAGAGTTCAAAGAGAGACTGTTACGCCTACATAAGGCTTTAGAAGAATTTTTGAAGGAGTTTAAAATAACTTAA
- a CDS encoding MATE family efflux transporter, with amino-acid sequence MAWTSAITIERYRNEIVNGPIVKTLLWLGFPLMIVQLVNVSYNVADAFWLSKYSDVAMAVPRQAWPPFTFFNAFNMALSTANMALLSQYIGARRYGGASDVASRFFTVTAITSLMFGITYFMLRYYLFTYVIRTPPEIFDEVMSYSGIIFMDLILSGFSITYSTILQSVGDTRTPAVVGGISALINIVWDPFLILGMPPFPMMGATGAAIATVLSRLVGVATLIYLTKRKFPDLRIAFTSNIDRYWISRNLRIGGPVYVFHASNSVAFMLQNALINSFGVIATAAAAIGFIVMDIADAVMWGLTMPTAIMIGQNLGAGNIGRSRKIAYRATLSVGLLTAAGAFAVFTVRRELIQVFTVDPLIFREAMLFLETFIFSLPFFTMFFVGMSVGRGSGHTTVPTVIGMVRLWGVRIGLGYLLSYVMGLQSYGIWLAMALSNIISGLGSVAWVKYGNWAKPVIR; translated from the coding sequence GTGGCTTGGACATCAGCAATCACGATCGAAAGATACAGAAACGAGATAGTCAACGGCCCCATAGTTAAGACGTTACTGTGGTTAGGGTTTCCGTTAATGATTGTACAGCTCGTTAACGTTTCATATAACGTTGCCGACGCTTTCTGGCTGAGCAAGTATAGCGACGTGGCTATGGCCGTCCCTAGGCAGGCGTGGCCGCCCTTCACGTTTTTCAACGCCTTCAACATGGCACTTTCGACAGCTAACATGGCACTCTTATCCCAGTATATAGGCGCCAGGAGATATGGAGGGGCTAGTGATGTGGCATCCAGGTTCTTCACAGTCACAGCGATCACCAGCCTCATGTTTGGCATTACGTACTTTATGCTAAGGTATTACCTGTTCACTTACGTCATCAGAACTCCGCCTGAGATATTTGACGAAGTTATGAGCTACTCTGGAATAATCTTCATGGATCTAATACTGTCTGGCTTCTCAATAACTTACTCAACCATCCTTCAGTCAGTCGGTGACACAAGGACCCCAGCAGTCGTTGGGGGGATTTCAGCACTAATCAACATAGTCTGGGATCCCTTCCTCATATTGGGTATGCCGCCCTTCCCAATGATGGGGGCTACCGGGGCTGCAATAGCCACAGTCCTCTCGAGGCTTGTTGGAGTAGCCACGCTGATCTACTTGACAAAGCGTAAGTTCCCTGACTTGAGGATAGCTTTTACCAGCAATATCGATAGGTACTGGATCTCCAGAAACTTACGTATAGGCGGGCCTGTCTACGTATTCCACGCCTCCAACAGCGTCGCTTTCATGCTTCAGAATGCGTTAATCAACTCGTTCGGAGTGATCGCCACAGCGGCTGCCGCGATAGGGTTCATAGTTATGGACATAGCGGACGCAGTGATGTGGGGTTTAACAATGCCGACAGCCATAATGATCGGCCAGAATCTCGGTGCCGGTAATATCGGTAGATCCAGAAAGATAGCATACAGAGCCACCCTATCTGTAGGCTTACTGACTGCAGCAGGGGCGTTTGCGGTGTTTACCGTTAGGAGGGAACTTATCCAGGTTTTCACTGTGGATCCCCTCATATTTAGAGAGGCAATGCTGTTTCTTGAGACCTTCATCTTCAGCCTACCGTTCTTCACCATGTTCTTCGTAGGCATGTCTGTGGGCAGGGGATCTGGACATACCACAGTACCAACGGTCATAGGCATGGTTAGATTATGGGGTGTCAGGATAGGTCTGGGTTACTTGCTATCCTACGTTATGGGCCTGCAATCTTACGGGATCTGGCTTGCAATGGCTTTAAGTAACATAATCAGCGGTTTAGGCTCCGTTGCGTGGGTTAAGTACGGGAATTGGGCTAAGCCAGTGATAAGGTGA
- a CDS encoding DUF5320 domain-containing protein encodes MGWRRYSHRLEHGSFVQPHTLESPDWVFRGCYWRWQTTKTLETLSREDEVRYLEELRAFLQEQIKNVEDRLSRLKDSP; translated from the coding sequence ATGGGTTGGAGGAGATATAGCCATCGCTTAGAGCACGGGTCCTTCGTGCAACCACATACTTTAGAGAGCCCTGATTGGGTGTTTAGAGGTTGCTACTGGAGGTGGCAGACTACAAAAACGCTAGAAACCTTGAGTAGGGAGGATGAGGTAAGGTATCTGGAGGAGTTAAGAGCCTTTCTTCAGGAACAGATAAAAAATGTGGAGGATAGGTTAAGTAGGCTGAAGGATAGTCCATAG
- a CDS encoding winged helix-turn-helix domain-containing protein has product MSVQVDELGRVALRIYVYLLESSEPRGVREIARALEIPVSSVYYHLKRLEDLGFIGRRGDGYVITRMVTLEGYVLLGRKLIPRLAIYSLFFLGIALGEVLVIATTSLLDVDRVLLIASCALAFILFTAEALNMRSRLRLS; this is encoded by the coding sequence ATGTCAGTGCAGGTTGATGAGCTAGGAAGGGTCGCCCTGAGGATCTATGTCTACCTTCTAGAGTCTAGCGAGCCTAGAGGTGTGAGGGAGATCGCTAGAGCGCTAGAGATCCCGGTGAGCAGTGTTTACTACCATCTCAAGAGGCTTGAGGATTTGGGTTTCATCGGTAGAAGGGGGGATGGGTACGTGATAACTAGGATGGTTACATTAGAGGGCTACGTGCTCCTTGGCAGAAAGCTCATACCGAGGCTTGCAATATACTCTTTATTCTTTCTAGGCATAGCCCTGGGTGAAGTGCTCGTGATAGCGACCACAAGCCTGCTCGACGTCGACAGGGTTTTACTAATAGCCTCATGCGCCCTGGCTTTCATATTATTCACTGCTGAGGCATTAAATATGAGGTCCAGGCTCAGGCTTTCTTAG
- a CDS encoding beta-propeller domain-containing protein, with amino-acid sequence MRVNRTTFVLVALVILTIGISLPLASNTMFTNVLNYSQTTTQTIYRYLTGVSSAQQADLKLVSVEGLRSFNSYEELSQYLKNVSNLNALTARLSNPYTRYSTYLRGVPNTLASATLTATPAFEAFPSKDASQGSSTTSVSKTNVQVEGIDESDVVKTDGKVITVASGSKVHVVGIAEKRVLSTLSFDEYVTGLFLYENELIVLTESQGAPYPLRAEAECRCLIVPPGISNITAYVFSISDASKPALLGKVTITGSLLSSRLSGSYLYIVTNMPFSEPSVPLVNNAPVSLKSLVAVDRSPNSYTVIVALSLKDLRYATYSFITGGGSWLYMSRENLYVAQGRSYNVVEAYLSTLEAFMKYLPGEVASKLSQILREGRVEDGIKVVETHLSGLPEEDRKNLLALVTEEVNTKVKSEITAFYVFSIDGLEVNLRGSFEVPGNLLDQFAMEEMGNYFIVATTSNNYSVRVVYEPIFRYYTLKETQGPQTIEVEECRGGVCTTRKVTVPASEGTPRIPSEYTEPRLLVSVYSAGETSNNVFAVELKSLQVAGSLRGLASGERIYSARLMKNVFFLVTFRQVDPLFAIDLSNPETPKVLGYLKIPGFSEYLHPLPKDRLLGIGMEDSKLKISLFDVSDPTNMKEVASVKISPAWTPALNDHHAVTVHLDRSLLFIPVSGYAWSYTSGGMLVVTYNNDYLAVKTLLQHENAVRSVYVGDELYTVSANLIKVFNIDSLEKLGEIPLVEK; translated from the coding sequence ATGCGTGTGAATCGAACTACATTCGTGCTAGTGGCCCTCGTGATCCTTACTATAGGGATCTCGTTACCCCTAGCCTCGAACACCATGTTCACTAACGTGCTCAACTACAGCCAAACAACCACTCAGACCATCTACAGATACCTAACAGGCGTTTCCAGCGCGCAACAGGCTGACTTGAAGCTAGTAAGTGTGGAAGGGTTGAGGAGTTTCAACAGCTATGAGGAGCTCTCACAGTATCTAAAAAACGTGAGTAACTTGAACGCGTTGACCGCTCGTCTGTCCAACCCGTACACCAGGTATTCCACGTACTTGAGGGGGGTGCCGAATACATTAGCTTCAGCCACCCTGACAGCCACTCCTGCCTTCGAGGCTTTTCCCTCCAAGGACGCGTCTCAAGGCTCCTCAACCACCAGTGTCTCTAAAACCAACGTGCAGGTTGAAGGGATTGATGAATCTGATGTGGTCAAGACGGACGGCAAGGTGATCACAGTTGCTTCCGGAAGTAAGGTGCATGTAGTGGGGATCGCTGAGAAGAGGGTTTTGAGCACGCTTAGTTTTGACGAATACGTCACAGGCCTCTTCCTCTATGAGAACGAGTTGATAGTCTTGACAGAGAGCCAAGGCGCTCCATACCCATTGAGGGCTGAAGCGGAATGCAGGTGCCTCATAGTTCCTCCGGGGATTTCCAACATCACGGCATACGTGTTCAGCATTAGTGACGCCAGCAAACCTGCCTTACTAGGTAAAGTCACCATAACCGGGAGTCTGCTCAGCTCCAGGCTTTCGGGCAGTTACCTCTACATCGTGACTAACATGCCGTTCAGTGAACCGTCCGTTCCTTTAGTAAATAATGCGCCGGTATCTCTAAAGTCCCTGGTCGCTGTTGACCGAAGCCCTAACTCATACACCGTGATAGTAGCGCTGAGCCTGAAGGACCTAAGATACGCAACGTACTCATTTATCACCGGAGGTGGTAGCTGGCTCTACATGTCCCGTGAGAACCTCTACGTAGCTCAAGGAAGATCCTACAACGTAGTTGAGGCTTACCTATCCACGCTTGAGGCCTTCATGAAATATTTACCTGGAGAAGTAGCTAGTAAATTATCGCAGATTCTCAGAGAGGGCCGTGTAGAGGATGGGATAAAGGTGGTTGAGACGCATCTGTCAGGACTACCTGAGGAGGATCGTAAGAATCTGCTTGCATTAGTGACTGAAGAGGTCAACACTAAGGTTAAGTCTGAAATTACTGCATTCTACGTCTTCAGCATAGATGGCCTTGAGGTGAATTTAAGGGGGTCGTTTGAGGTTCCAGGCAACCTGCTTGATCAGTTCGCGATGGAAGAGATGGGGAATTACTTCATAGTAGCTACGACCAGCAACAATTACTCGGTTAGAGTAGTGTACGAACCCATCTTCAGGTATTACACACTCAAGGAGACGCAAGGACCTCAAACAATTGAGGTAGAGGAGTGTAGAGGTGGAGTATGCACGACAAGGAAGGTCACTGTCCCGGCTTCGGAAGGGACTCCCCGGATCCCTAGTGAATATACTGAGCCCAGACTGCTGGTATCAGTGTATTCTGCAGGTGAAACCAGCAATAATGTGTTCGCAGTGGAGCTGAAGTCATTGCAGGTCGCAGGATCTCTCAGAGGACTCGCCAGCGGTGAGAGAATATACTCGGCCAGACTGATGAAGAACGTCTTCTTCCTAGTTACCTTCAGGCAAGTCGACCCACTGTTTGCGATCGACCTCTCCAACCCAGAGACCCCAAAGGTTCTTGGATACCTGAAGATACCTGGCTTCAGCGAGTACCTGCACCCACTACCTAAGGATAGGCTACTCGGCATAGGTATGGAGGATTCCAAACTCAAGATTTCGCTCTTCGATGTGTCAGACCCAACGAACATGAAGGAGGTAGCGAGTGTAAAAATATCTCCCGCGTGGACGCCGGCACTCAATGACCATCACGCAGTAACAGTGCACCTAGATAGAAGCCTACTCTTCATACCTGTCAGCGGTTACGCCTGGTCATATACGTCGGGTGGAATGCTCGTGGTAACCTACAACAACGATTATCTGGCGGTGAAGACGCTGCTACAGCATGAGAATGCTGTCAGATCAGTTTACGTGGGTGACGAACTGTACACAGTCTCGGCGAACTTGATTAAGGTATTCAATATAGATTCCTTGGAGAAGCTGGGCGAGATACCGCTAGTAGAAAAGTAA
- a CDS encoding Na+/H+ antiporter NhaC family protein: protein MNRNIIKWVVVVLVIIIALIAYAPPNAEFMPEEKRFPYVTFPLLPPILAIALAMSTGEIIPALFAGVWIGGLMVAGYNPLGATVQLIDWYIKNATDSWNAAILLYDFVLGAFMGLLYASGAVHEAARAISKRIKTAKGASTAASLLGVAVFFDDYGNTVIVGNSMRPVTDQLRVSRELLSYIVDSTAAPVAGIALVSSWIGYEVSLIKDSIDTLRMQAEQGVVSAAPAYEAYFMWLNAVPYHFYSIFAILMVFLVVLTRRHYGPMLHAEHRAVKEGKVLRDGATPLLPTEEVLGAEPKSRKLASGWLFAVAMLVLVIMTLFGMWGTGAENLSRFWETPFVDALMNADTAKALFWAGMATYFVTFAWILFGRIMSFRDVMKQTVRGMYLMVLPNTILLHAWCIKSATDAISTADYTIHGAVAVGLSALLVPLIIYVVSMFISFTTGTSWGTFGVMMPIAMPMAWQLALLQFPNDINMAYMLAFASIGAVFGGGIFGDHCSPISDTTIMSSMFSAADHIDHVSTQLPYAVTAGFVGIVLYALLAAGFSNPLILLLIGFVLLILLHMILNRWYSKKAKLPPVVPNYPT from the coding sequence ATGAATCGAAATATCATCAAGTGGGTCGTAGTCGTTCTGGTAATTATAATCGCTCTAATTGCGTACGCACCGCCGAACGCTGAGTTCATGCCTGAGGAGAAGAGATTTCCCTACGTAACGTTCCCGCTACTGCCTCCTATACTCGCCATAGCCCTGGCGATGAGCACTGGTGAGATCATACCAGCGTTATTCGCCGGTGTCTGGATAGGTGGCCTCATGGTGGCTGGCTACAACCCTCTAGGAGCTACGGTCCAGTTGATTGACTGGTATATAAAAAACGCAACGGACTCTTGGAACGCCGCGATATTACTTTACGACTTCGTGTTAGGGGCCTTTATGGGTCTCCTATACGCGTCAGGCGCAGTACACGAAGCTGCAAGAGCGATCTCCAAGAGAATCAAGACCGCCAAGGGCGCGAGCACGGCGGCTTCACTCCTGGGAGTCGCTGTGTTTTTCGATGACTACGGGAACACGGTTATAGTCGGTAACTCCATGAGACCTGTTACAGATCAGTTGAGAGTCAGTAGAGAGCTGCTCAGCTATATAGTCGACTCAACGGCAGCCCCTGTCGCGGGGATAGCGCTCGTGTCCTCCTGGATCGGGTATGAAGTAAGTCTGATAAAAGACTCCATAGATACATTGAGGATGCAGGCAGAGCAGGGGGTTGTAAGTGCGGCGCCTGCCTACGAGGCATACTTCATGTGGCTGAATGCAGTTCCATACCACTTCTACTCCATCTTTGCTATTTTGATGGTATTTCTAGTGGTTCTAACGAGAAGGCATTACGGTCCTATGTTGCACGCAGAACATAGGGCTGTTAAGGAGGGTAAGGTACTTAGGGACGGGGCTACTCCACTGTTGCCGACGGAGGAGGTTTTGGGTGCTGAGCCTAAGTCCAGAAAGCTCGCCTCAGGCTGGCTATTCGCAGTGGCTATGCTGGTCCTAGTTATAATGACCCTCTTCGGCATGTGGGGAACGGGGGCTGAGAATTTATCCAGGTTCTGGGAGACGCCCTTTGTGGACGCGTTAATGAACGCTGACACTGCTAAGGCTCTCTTCTGGGCTGGTATGGCTACATACTTTGTGACGTTCGCATGGATACTCTTCGGGAGGATCATGAGCTTCAGGGACGTGATGAAACAGACGGTGAGGGGGATGTACCTCATGGTCCTGCCCAACACTATATTACTTCATGCGTGGTGCATCAAATCGGCCACAGATGCTATAAGCACCGCTGACTACACAATCCACGGCGCTGTAGCTGTAGGACTCTCGGCGTTGTTAGTCCCGCTGATAATATACGTGGTCTCCATGTTCATATCATTTACCACAGGAACAAGCTGGGGGACATTCGGTGTGATGATGCCGATAGCGATGCCTATGGCTTGGCAGTTAGCCCTACTGCAGTTTCCTAACGACATCAACATGGCTTACATGCTCGCATTCGCTTCTATAGGCGCAGTCTTCGGGGGAGGCATCTTCGGTGATCACTGCTCACCCATAAGTGACACAACGATAATGTCATCAATGTTCTCCGCAGCCGACCACATAGACCACGTCTCAACTCAATTACCATATGCTGTGACGGCAGGGTTCGTGGGCATAGTGCTCTACGCACTCCTAGCCGCAGGATTCTCTAATCCGTTAATCCTGTTGCTGATAGGCTTTGTGCTGCTCATACTACTGCACATGATTCTCAACAGGTGGTACAGCAAGAAAGCTAAACTACCGCCTGTAGTTCCTAATTACCCCACGTAA
- a CDS encoding arginine deiminase family protein, protein MPAGEGTPGSRLFDSVIVRPPTKDLTKCVSTHPFKDTLDVNLALKQHEEYIKILCEEGIHVYTLPQLEGSPDSVFVQDTAIVRSSKRQALISRFGEAKRRGEEDSVENFLKKAGFTTYRVGPPATLEGGDVLITNIGMVYAGMTSRTNSFGIEALRHFLEDHKVIAVPTSKVFHLLSAVNYIGNKAVAIVPELVDPLFFEGFMQIRVPLEEAYAANMLYLGDNKILLPEGYPKTVERLRSSGYRVIEVDVSEFRKCDGGVTCLSLPLYLI, encoded by the coding sequence TTGCCTGCAGGTGAGGGAACCCCAGGCTCTAGGCTTTTTGACTCCGTCATTGTTAGACCGCCTACTAAAGACCTTACTAAGTGTGTTTCAACCCATCCTTTTAAAGATACGTTAGATGTGAACCTGGCGCTCAAACAACATGAAGAGTACATTAAGATACTTTGTGAAGAAGGCATCCACGTCTACACGCTACCTCAGCTTGAGGGCTCTCCTGACTCCGTATTCGTACAGGACACCGCGATAGTTAGGTCCTCTAAGAGACAGGCGCTGATCTCGAGATTCGGGGAGGCGAAGAGGAGGGGGGAAGAGGACAGTGTGGAGAATTTTCTCAAAAAAGCAGGATTTACCACCTACAGAGTAGGGCCGCCGGCGACGCTTGAAGGCGGAGACGTCCTGATTACCAACATTGGCATGGTGTATGCCGGCATGACTTCCAGGACGAATTCCTTTGGCATTGAGGCCCTGAGGCATTTTCTCGAAGACCATAAGGTAATAGCTGTTCCTACGAGTAAGGTGTTTCACCTACTCTCAGCAGTCAATTACATAGGAAATAAGGCGGTTGCAATAGTCCCAGAGCTTGTTGACCCACTATTTTTTGAAGGGTTCATGCAGATCCGCGTGCCATTGGAGGAAGCGTATGCAGCGAACATGCTGTATCTGGGCGACAACAAGATACTTCTTCCTGAAGGATACCCTAAAACTGTTGAGAGGTTGAGGAGCTCAGGATATAGAGTCATTGAAGTAGATGTGTCTGAGTTCAGGAAATGCGATGGAGGTGTAACGTGTCTAAGCCTTCCACTCTACTTAATCTAA